The Vitis vinifera cultivar Pinot Noir 40024 chromosome 12, ASM3070453v1 genome has a segment encoding these proteins:
- the LOC100245992 gene encoding GBF-interacting protein 1-like isoform X1, with protein sequence MSGGGFRVSISSSMREVIQNIKEVTGDHTEEEIYAMLKDCAMDPNETVQKLLMQDPFHEVRRKRDKRKEHLSNRDSAEPRWRPGMQGQGSRGGRVNYSSRHTSHDTGGGRNSAPAKENGISQISEKGIAQPTSQEMKNKETTAIASSITVMADGPAVTTTGNTSVVHTSHSTVASDVIHADLSASTDANKLGNSPSPSIDANKNPSIAFGTGDTCGQPTPGSSNCSASVTPASSSGGYFSASDPVLVPSHDSRISHAVGTIKREVGSQRTPVENNEITHAESRSAAVAASETGSSFLQGKMPGKSPGVGKNHLVESSQPSPSLTHAGSSVNRPSSNYNTRLQQVIGPQKVGPGMEWKPKSTNPNLVQSSGAAVTSEIPSVSAESVTQTQPVSGDLDSEEANPKPQKKLEGLHSRARRHVIIPNHIHVPEAERTGLNFGSFTTGFGVSLIDAYDPESDKTSTPQSETSQGIEETVEEHSSSNQNVLATAEEGDYPDHPESPPHVSENISSGEGDISSSSAPEYDSKQEIALPPGGHQYSTVHTSPNYSFGFVPPILGSQLAPFESSESQARDVTRLPSFVVQPQFDPASYYAQFYRSGSDSDGRISPFQSPGVVPKYNGNVAVLSPQTSQSPQEGGNSLVLSTAGATPLVTQSAGVMQSSIAVTQQPVPVFRQPGVHIPHYPPNYIPYGHYFSPFYVPPPAIHQFLANGAFPHQPQAGGVYPAPPNAAAAGVKYSLPQYKPGTNTGNSAHMGMPGGYGPYGSSPAGYNPSSAAAAGNSTANEEIAASQFKENSVYITGQQSEGSAVWIAAPGRDISGLPASSFYNLPPQSQHVAFTPTQGGHGPIAGIYHPAQAVTATVHPLLQQSQTMAGAVDMVGPTGSVYQQPQHAQINWPNNY encoded by the exons ATGAGCGGAggtgggtttagggtttcaaTCTCAAGCAGTATGAGGGAGGTGATCCAAAACATTAAGGAGGTCACTGGAGACCACACTGAAGAGGAGATTTATGCAATGCTCAAGGATTGTGCCATGGATCCCAATGAAACCGTTCAGAAGCTTCTCATGCAGg ATCCCTTCCATGAGGTTAGAAGGAAACGTGACAAGAGAAAAGAg CATTTAAGCAACAGAGATTCTGCTGAACCACGGTGGAGACCTGGCATGCAGGGGCAAGGAAGTAGGGGTGGTCGAGTGAATTATTCATCTCGTCATACATCTCATG ATACAGGTGGTGGCAGGAATTCTGCTCCTGCAAAGGAAAATGGAATCAGTCAAATTTCAGAGAAAGGTATTGCTCAACCAACCTCTCAggagatgaaaaataaagaaacaactGCTATAGCAAG CTCTATAACTGTCATGGCCGATGGTCCAGCTGTTACCACCACTGGGAATACTAGTGTTGTACACACTTCTCATTCTACTGTAGcgagtgatgtcatccatgctGATTTGAGTGCATCCACTGATGCTAATAAATTGGGGAATTCACCTTCGCCTTCTATTGATGCAAACAAAAACCCTAGCATTGCATTTGGAACTGGGGATACATGTGGGCAGCCCACACCAGGCTCCAGTAACTGCTCAGCTTCTGTAACTCCAGCATCTTCTTCAGGAGGCTATTTTTCTGCTTCAGATCCTGTGCTTGTGCCTTCTCATGATTCACGGATCTCTCATGCTGTTGGTACGATTAAGCGTGAAGTAGGGAGCCAACGAACTCCTgttgaaaataatgaaattaccCATGCTGAAAGTAGATCAGCTGCAG TGGCAGCTTCTGAGACTGGGAGCTCCTTCTTGCAAGGAAAGATGCCTGGCAAATCCCCAGGAGTTGGGAAGAATCACCTTGTTGAGTCATCACAACCTTCACCCTCATTGACACATGCTGGCTCCTCAGTTAATAGGCCTTCATCGAATTACAATACCAGGCTGCAACAAGTAATTGGCCCTCAAAAAg TGGGTCCTGGTATGGAATGGAAACCAAAGTCAACAAACCCTAATCTTGTTCAAAGCTCTGGAGCAGCTGTTACTTCTGAGATTCCCTCTGTTTCAGCTGAATCTGTCACCCAGACACAGCCTGTATCAGGTGACCTTGATTCAGAAGAAGCAAATCCAAAACCGCAGAAAAAGCTAGAGGGGTTACATTCTCGAGCTCGTCGTCATGTTATCATTCCAAACCATATCCATGTTCCTGAAGCTGAAAGAACCGGGTTGAATTTTGGAAGCTTTACTACTGGTTTTGGAGTATCCCTAATTGATGCCTATGATCCTGAGAGTGACAAAACCTCTACCCCTCAGTCTGAAACTTCTCAGGGGATAGAAGAAACTGTGGAGGAACATTCTTCAAG CAATCAAAATGTATTGGCAACGGCTGAGGAAGGGGATTATCCAGATCATCCAGAGTCACCTCCACATGTGTCAGAAAATATATCTTCTGGAGAGGGTGATATCTCATCCAGTTCAGCCCCAGAATATGATTCCAAGCAGGAAATAGCATTGCCACCTGGAGGTCATCAATACTCTACGGTTCATACTTCTCCAAACTACAGTTTTGGTTTTGTGCCGCCAATTTTAGGGAGCCAACTTGCACCGTTTGAAAGTTCTGAGTCTCAAGCACGTGATGTTACTCGCCTTCCAAGCTTTGTA GTTCAGCCACAATTTGATCCTGCAAGCTACTATGCCCAATTTTACCGCTCTGGTTCTGATAGTGATGGTCGCATTTCTCCCTTTCAGTCACCTGGAGTTGTACCCAAGTACAATGGGAATGTTGCAGTGTTATCTCCACAGACTTCACAGTCTCCTCAAGAG GGTGGGAACTCTCTGGTTCTGTCTACGGCTGGTGCAACTCCACTAGTAACTCAGTCTGCTGGTGTCATGCAGAGCTCTATTGCTGTGACTCAACAACCAGTCCCTGTGTTCCGACAGCCTGGCGTGCATATACCCCATTATCCTCCAAATTACATTCCATATGGCCATTACTTTTCTCCATTTTATGTTCCTCCTCCGGCCATCCACCAATTTTTAGCCAATGGTGCATTTCCTCATCAACCTCAGGCTGGTGGTGTATATCCAGCTCCACCCAATGCAGCTGCTGCAGGAGTCAAATATTCACTTCCACAATACAAGCCAGGGACTAATACTGGAAACTCAGCCCACATGGGAATGCCAGGTGGCTATGGACCATATGGTTCCTCTCCAGCTGGCTATAATCCTAGCTCAGCTGCAGCAGCTGGGAACTCAACTGCTAATGAGGAAATTGCTGCATCCCAGTTCAAGGAAAATAGTGTTTACATCACTGGCCAGCAG aGTGAAGGTTCAGCAGTCTGGATTGCTGCACCAGGTCGAGACATTTCTGGCTTGCCGGCAAGTTCTTTCTACAACCTCCCCCCTCAGAGCCAGCATGTAGCTTTCACCCCAACACAGGGTGGTCATGGCCCAATTGCCGGTATCTATCACCCTGCACAAGCAGTGACAGCAACTGTTCATCCACTTCTGCAACAATCTCAGACAATGGCCGGTGCTGTTGATATGGTGGGACCTACAGGCAGTGTCTATCAGCAGCCCCAGCATGCACAAATCAACTGGCCCAATAACTACTGA
- the LOC100245992 gene encoding GBF-interacting protein 1-like isoform X3, with protein sequence MSGGGFRVSISSSMREVIQNIKEVTGDHTEEEIYAMLKDCAMDPNETVQKLLMQDPFHEVRRKRDKRKEHLSNRDSAEPRWRPGMQGQGSRGGRVNYSSRHTSHDTGGGRNSAPAKENGISQISEKGIAQPTSQEMKNKETTAIASSITVMADGPAVTTTGNTSVVHTSHSTVASDVIHADLSASTDANKLGNSPSPSIDANKNPSIAFGTGDTCGQPTPGSSNCSASVTPASSSGGYFSASDPVLVPSHDSRISHAVGTIKREVGSQRTPVENNEITHAESRSAAVAASETGSSFLQGKMPGKSPGVGKNHLVESSQPSPSLTHAGSSVNRPSSNYNTRLQQVIGPQKVGPGMEWKPKSTNPNLVQSSGAAVTSEIPSVSAESVTQTQPVSGDLDSEEANPKPQKKLEGLHSRARRHVIIPNHIHVPEAERTGLNFGSFTTGFGVSLIDAYDPESDKTSTPQSETSQGIEETVEEHSSSNQNVLATAEEGDYPDHPESPPHVSENISSGEGDISSSSAPEYDSKQEIALPPGGHQYSTVHTSPNYSFGFVPPILGSQLAPFESSESQARDVTRLPSFVSPGVVPKYNGNVAVLSPQTSQSPQEGGNSLVLSTAGATPLVTQSAGVMQSSIAVTQQPVPVFRQPGVHIPHYPPNYIPYGHYFSPFYVPPPAIHQFLANGAFPHQPQAGGVYPAPPNAAAAGVKYSLPQYKPGTNTGNSAHMGMPGGYGPYGSSPAGYNPSSAAAAGNSTANEEIAASQFKENSVYITGQQSEGSAVWIAAPGRDISGLPASSFYNLPPQSQHVAFTPTQGGHGPIAGIYHPAQAVTATVHPLLQQSQTMAGAVDMVGPTGSVYQQPQHAQINWPNNY encoded by the exons ATGAGCGGAggtgggtttagggtttcaaTCTCAAGCAGTATGAGGGAGGTGATCCAAAACATTAAGGAGGTCACTGGAGACCACACTGAAGAGGAGATTTATGCAATGCTCAAGGATTGTGCCATGGATCCCAATGAAACCGTTCAGAAGCTTCTCATGCAGg ATCCCTTCCATGAGGTTAGAAGGAAACGTGACAAGAGAAAAGAg CATTTAAGCAACAGAGATTCTGCTGAACCACGGTGGAGACCTGGCATGCAGGGGCAAGGAAGTAGGGGTGGTCGAGTGAATTATTCATCTCGTCATACATCTCATG ATACAGGTGGTGGCAGGAATTCTGCTCCTGCAAAGGAAAATGGAATCAGTCAAATTTCAGAGAAAGGTATTGCTCAACCAACCTCTCAggagatgaaaaataaagaaacaactGCTATAGCAAG CTCTATAACTGTCATGGCCGATGGTCCAGCTGTTACCACCACTGGGAATACTAGTGTTGTACACACTTCTCATTCTACTGTAGcgagtgatgtcatccatgctGATTTGAGTGCATCCACTGATGCTAATAAATTGGGGAATTCACCTTCGCCTTCTATTGATGCAAACAAAAACCCTAGCATTGCATTTGGAACTGGGGATACATGTGGGCAGCCCACACCAGGCTCCAGTAACTGCTCAGCTTCTGTAACTCCAGCATCTTCTTCAGGAGGCTATTTTTCTGCTTCAGATCCTGTGCTTGTGCCTTCTCATGATTCACGGATCTCTCATGCTGTTGGTACGATTAAGCGTGAAGTAGGGAGCCAACGAACTCCTgttgaaaataatgaaattaccCATGCTGAAAGTAGATCAGCTGCAG TGGCAGCTTCTGAGACTGGGAGCTCCTTCTTGCAAGGAAAGATGCCTGGCAAATCCCCAGGAGTTGGGAAGAATCACCTTGTTGAGTCATCACAACCTTCACCCTCATTGACACATGCTGGCTCCTCAGTTAATAGGCCTTCATCGAATTACAATACCAGGCTGCAACAAGTAATTGGCCCTCAAAAAg TGGGTCCTGGTATGGAATGGAAACCAAAGTCAACAAACCCTAATCTTGTTCAAAGCTCTGGAGCAGCTGTTACTTCTGAGATTCCCTCTGTTTCAGCTGAATCTGTCACCCAGACACAGCCTGTATCAGGTGACCTTGATTCAGAAGAAGCAAATCCAAAACCGCAGAAAAAGCTAGAGGGGTTACATTCTCGAGCTCGTCGTCATGTTATCATTCCAAACCATATCCATGTTCCTGAAGCTGAAAGAACCGGGTTGAATTTTGGAAGCTTTACTACTGGTTTTGGAGTATCCCTAATTGATGCCTATGATCCTGAGAGTGACAAAACCTCTACCCCTCAGTCTGAAACTTCTCAGGGGATAGAAGAAACTGTGGAGGAACATTCTTCAAG CAATCAAAATGTATTGGCAACGGCTGAGGAAGGGGATTATCCAGATCATCCAGAGTCACCTCCACATGTGTCAGAAAATATATCTTCTGGAGAGGGTGATATCTCATCCAGTTCAGCCCCAGAATATGATTCCAAGCAGGAAATAGCATTGCCACCTGGAGGTCATCAATACTCTACGGTTCATACTTCTCCAAACTACAGTTTTGGTTTTGTGCCGCCAATTTTAGGGAGCCAACTTGCACCGTTTGAAAGTTCTGAGTCTCAAGCACGTGATGTTACTCGCCTTCCAAGCTTTGTA TCACCTGGAGTTGTACCCAAGTACAATGGGAATGTTGCAGTGTTATCTCCACAGACTTCACAGTCTCCTCAAGAG GGTGGGAACTCTCTGGTTCTGTCTACGGCTGGTGCAACTCCACTAGTAACTCAGTCTGCTGGTGTCATGCAGAGCTCTATTGCTGTGACTCAACAACCAGTCCCTGTGTTCCGACAGCCTGGCGTGCATATACCCCATTATCCTCCAAATTACATTCCATATGGCCATTACTTTTCTCCATTTTATGTTCCTCCTCCGGCCATCCACCAATTTTTAGCCAATGGTGCATTTCCTCATCAACCTCAGGCTGGTGGTGTATATCCAGCTCCACCCAATGCAGCTGCTGCAGGAGTCAAATATTCACTTCCACAATACAAGCCAGGGACTAATACTGGAAACTCAGCCCACATGGGAATGCCAGGTGGCTATGGACCATATGGTTCCTCTCCAGCTGGCTATAATCCTAGCTCAGCTGCAGCAGCTGGGAACTCAACTGCTAATGAGGAAATTGCTGCATCCCAGTTCAAGGAAAATAGTGTTTACATCACTGGCCAGCAG aGTGAAGGTTCAGCAGTCTGGATTGCTGCACCAGGTCGAGACATTTCTGGCTTGCCGGCAAGTTCTTTCTACAACCTCCCCCCTCAGAGCCAGCATGTAGCTTTCACCCCAACACAGGGTGGTCATGGCCCAATTGCCGGTATCTATCACCCTGCACAAGCAGTGACAGCAACTGTTCATCCACTTCTGCAACAATCTCAGACAATGGCCGGTGCTGTTGATATGGTGGGACCTACAGGCAGTGTCTATCAGCAGCCCCAGCATGCACAAATCAACTGGCCCAATAACTACTGA
- the LOC100245992 gene encoding GBF-interacting protein 1-like isoform X2, with product MSGGGFRVSISSSMREVIQNIKEVTGDHTEEEIYAMLKDCAMDPNETVQKLLMQDPFHEVRRKRDKRKEHLSNRDSAEPRWRPGMQGQGSRGGRVNYSSRHTSHGGGRNSAPAKENGISQISEKGIAQPTSQEMKNKETTAIASSITVMADGPAVTTTGNTSVVHTSHSTVASDVIHADLSASTDANKLGNSPSPSIDANKNPSIAFGTGDTCGQPTPGSSNCSASVTPASSSGGYFSASDPVLVPSHDSRISHAVGTIKREVGSQRTPVENNEITHAESRSAAVAASETGSSFLQGKMPGKSPGVGKNHLVESSQPSPSLTHAGSSVNRPSSNYNTRLQQVIGPQKVGPGMEWKPKSTNPNLVQSSGAAVTSEIPSVSAESVTQTQPVSGDLDSEEANPKPQKKLEGLHSRARRHVIIPNHIHVPEAERTGLNFGSFTTGFGVSLIDAYDPESDKTSTPQSETSQGIEETVEEHSSSNQNVLATAEEGDYPDHPESPPHVSENISSGEGDISSSSAPEYDSKQEIALPPGGHQYSTVHTSPNYSFGFVPPILGSQLAPFESSESQARDVTRLPSFVVQPQFDPASYYAQFYRSGSDSDGRISPFQSPGVVPKYNGNVAVLSPQTSQSPQEGGNSLVLSTAGATPLVTQSAGVMQSSIAVTQQPVPVFRQPGVHIPHYPPNYIPYGHYFSPFYVPPPAIHQFLANGAFPHQPQAGGVYPAPPNAAAAGVKYSLPQYKPGTNTGNSAHMGMPGGYGPYGSSPAGYNPSSAAAAGNSTANEEIAASQFKENSVYITGQQSEGSAVWIAAPGRDISGLPASSFYNLPPQSQHVAFTPTQGGHGPIAGIYHPAQAVTATVHPLLQQSQTMAGAVDMVGPTGSVYQQPQHAQINWPNNY from the exons ATGAGCGGAggtgggtttagggtttcaaTCTCAAGCAGTATGAGGGAGGTGATCCAAAACATTAAGGAGGTCACTGGAGACCACACTGAAGAGGAGATTTATGCAATGCTCAAGGATTGTGCCATGGATCCCAATGAAACCGTTCAGAAGCTTCTCATGCAGg ATCCCTTCCATGAGGTTAGAAGGAAACGTGACAAGAGAAAAGAg CATTTAAGCAACAGAGATTCTGCTGAACCACGGTGGAGACCTGGCATGCAGGGGCAAGGAAGTAGGGGTGGTCGAGTGAATTATTCATCTCGTCATACATCTCATG GTGGTGGCAGGAATTCTGCTCCTGCAAAGGAAAATGGAATCAGTCAAATTTCAGAGAAAGGTATTGCTCAACCAACCTCTCAggagatgaaaaataaagaaacaactGCTATAGCAAG CTCTATAACTGTCATGGCCGATGGTCCAGCTGTTACCACCACTGGGAATACTAGTGTTGTACACACTTCTCATTCTACTGTAGcgagtgatgtcatccatgctGATTTGAGTGCATCCACTGATGCTAATAAATTGGGGAATTCACCTTCGCCTTCTATTGATGCAAACAAAAACCCTAGCATTGCATTTGGAACTGGGGATACATGTGGGCAGCCCACACCAGGCTCCAGTAACTGCTCAGCTTCTGTAACTCCAGCATCTTCTTCAGGAGGCTATTTTTCTGCTTCAGATCCTGTGCTTGTGCCTTCTCATGATTCACGGATCTCTCATGCTGTTGGTACGATTAAGCGTGAAGTAGGGAGCCAACGAACTCCTgttgaaaataatgaaattaccCATGCTGAAAGTAGATCAGCTGCAG TGGCAGCTTCTGAGACTGGGAGCTCCTTCTTGCAAGGAAAGATGCCTGGCAAATCCCCAGGAGTTGGGAAGAATCACCTTGTTGAGTCATCACAACCTTCACCCTCATTGACACATGCTGGCTCCTCAGTTAATAGGCCTTCATCGAATTACAATACCAGGCTGCAACAAGTAATTGGCCCTCAAAAAg TGGGTCCTGGTATGGAATGGAAACCAAAGTCAACAAACCCTAATCTTGTTCAAAGCTCTGGAGCAGCTGTTACTTCTGAGATTCCCTCTGTTTCAGCTGAATCTGTCACCCAGACACAGCCTGTATCAGGTGACCTTGATTCAGAAGAAGCAAATCCAAAACCGCAGAAAAAGCTAGAGGGGTTACATTCTCGAGCTCGTCGTCATGTTATCATTCCAAACCATATCCATGTTCCTGAAGCTGAAAGAACCGGGTTGAATTTTGGAAGCTTTACTACTGGTTTTGGAGTATCCCTAATTGATGCCTATGATCCTGAGAGTGACAAAACCTCTACCCCTCAGTCTGAAACTTCTCAGGGGATAGAAGAAACTGTGGAGGAACATTCTTCAAG CAATCAAAATGTATTGGCAACGGCTGAGGAAGGGGATTATCCAGATCATCCAGAGTCACCTCCACATGTGTCAGAAAATATATCTTCTGGAGAGGGTGATATCTCATCCAGTTCAGCCCCAGAATATGATTCCAAGCAGGAAATAGCATTGCCACCTGGAGGTCATCAATACTCTACGGTTCATACTTCTCCAAACTACAGTTTTGGTTTTGTGCCGCCAATTTTAGGGAGCCAACTTGCACCGTTTGAAAGTTCTGAGTCTCAAGCACGTGATGTTACTCGCCTTCCAAGCTTTGTA GTTCAGCCACAATTTGATCCTGCAAGCTACTATGCCCAATTTTACCGCTCTGGTTCTGATAGTGATGGTCGCATTTCTCCCTTTCAGTCACCTGGAGTTGTACCCAAGTACAATGGGAATGTTGCAGTGTTATCTCCACAGACTTCACAGTCTCCTCAAGAG GGTGGGAACTCTCTGGTTCTGTCTACGGCTGGTGCAACTCCACTAGTAACTCAGTCTGCTGGTGTCATGCAGAGCTCTATTGCTGTGACTCAACAACCAGTCCCTGTGTTCCGACAGCCTGGCGTGCATATACCCCATTATCCTCCAAATTACATTCCATATGGCCATTACTTTTCTCCATTTTATGTTCCTCCTCCGGCCATCCACCAATTTTTAGCCAATGGTGCATTTCCTCATCAACCTCAGGCTGGTGGTGTATATCCAGCTCCACCCAATGCAGCTGCTGCAGGAGTCAAATATTCACTTCCACAATACAAGCCAGGGACTAATACTGGAAACTCAGCCCACATGGGAATGCCAGGTGGCTATGGACCATATGGTTCCTCTCCAGCTGGCTATAATCCTAGCTCAGCTGCAGCAGCTGGGAACTCAACTGCTAATGAGGAAATTGCTGCATCCCAGTTCAAGGAAAATAGTGTTTACATCACTGGCCAGCAG aGTGAAGGTTCAGCAGTCTGGATTGCTGCACCAGGTCGAGACATTTCTGGCTTGCCGGCAAGTTCTTTCTACAACCTCCCCCCTCAGAGCCAGCATGTAGCTTTCACCCCAACACAGGGTGGTCATGGCCCAATTGCCGGTATCTATCACCCTGCACAAGCAGTGACAGCAACTGTTCATCCACTTCTGCAACAATCTCAGACAATGGCCGGTGCTGTTGATATGGTGGGACCTACAGGCAGTGTCTATCAGCAGCCCCAGCATGCACAAATCAACTGGCCCAATAACTACTGA
- the LOC100245992 gene encoding GBF-interacting protein 1-like isoform X4, translating into MSGGGFRVSISSSMREVIQNIKEVTGDHTEEEIYAMLKDCAMDPNETVQKLLMQDPFHEVRRKRDKRKEHLSNRDSAEPRWRPGMQGQGSRGGRVNYSSRHTSHGGGRNSAPAKENGISQISEKGIAQPTSQEMKNKETTAIASSITVMADGPAVTTTGNTSVVHTSHSTVASDVIHADLSASTDANKLGNSPSPSIDANKNPSIAFGTGDTCGQPTPGSSNCSASVTPASSSGGYFSASDPVLVPSHDSRISHAVGTIKREVGSQRTPVENNEITHAESRSAAVAASETGSSFLQGKMPGKSPGVGKNHLVESSQPSPSLTHAGSSVNRPSSNYNTRLQQVIGPQKVGPGMEWKPKSTNPNLVQSSGAAVTSEIPSVSAESVTQTQPVSGDLDSEEANPKPQKKLEGLHSRARRHVIIPNHIHVPEAERTGLNFGSFTTGFGVSLIDAYDPESDKTSTPQSETSQGIEETVEEHSSSNQNVLATAEEGDYPDHPESPPHVSENISSGEGDISSSSAPEYDSKQEIALPPGGHQYSTVHTSPNYSFGFVPPILGSQLAPFESSESQARDVTRLPSFVSPGVVPKYNGNVAVLSPQTSQSPQEGGNSLVLSTAGATPLVTQSAGVMQSSIAVTQQPVPVFRQPGVHIPHYPPNYIPYGHYFSPFYVPPPAIHQFLANGAFPHQPQAGGVYPAPPNAAAAGVKYSLPQYKPGTNTGNSAHMGMPGGYGPYGSSPAGYNPSSAAAAGNSTANEEIAASQFKENSVYITGQQSEGSAVWIAAPGRDISGLPASSFYNLPPQSQHVAFTPTQGGHGPIAGIYHPAQAVTATVHPLLQQSQTMAGAVDMVGPTGSVYQQPQHAQINWPNNY; encoded by the exons ATGAGCGGAggtgggtttagggtttcaaTCTCAAGCAGTATGAGGGAGGTGATCCAAAACATTAAGGAGGTCACTGGAGACCACACTGAAGAGGAGATTTATGCAATGCTCAAGGATTGTGCCATGGATCCCAATGAAACCGTTCAGAAGCTTCTCATGCAGg ATCCCTTCCATGAGGTTAGAAGGAAACGTGACAAGAGAAAAGAg CATTTAAGCAACAGAGATTCTGCTGAACCACGGTGGAGACCTGGCATGCAGGGGCAAGGAAGTAGGGGTGGTCGAGTGAATTATTCATCTCGTCATACATCTCATG GTGGTGGCAGGAATTCTGCTCCTGCAAAGGAAAATGGAATCAGTCAAATTTCAGAGAAAGGTATTGCTCAACCAACCTCTCAggagatgaaaaataaagaaacaactGCTATAGCAAG CTCTATAACTGTCATGGCCGATGGTCCAGCTGTTACCACCACTGGGAATACTAGTGTTGTACACACTTCTCATTCTACTGTAGcgagtgatgtcatccatgctGATTTGAGTGCATCCACTGATGCTAATAAATTGGGGAATTCACCTTCGCCTTCTATTGATGCAAACAAAAACCCTAGCATTGCATTTGGAACTGGGGATACATGTGGGCAGCCCACACCAGGCTCCAGTAACTGCTCAGCTTCTGTAACTCCAGCATCTTCTTCAGGAGGCTATTTTTCTGCTTCAGATCCTGTGCTTGTGCCTTCTCATGATTCACGGATCTCTCATGCTGTTGGTACGATTAAGCGTGAAGTAGGGAGCCAACGAACTCCTgttgaaaataatgaaattaccCATGCTGAAAGTAGATCAGCTGCAG TGGCAGCTTCTGAGACTGGGAGCTCCTTCTTGCAAGGAAAGATGCCTGGCAAATCCCCAGGAGTTGGGAAGAATCACCTTGTTGAGTCATCACAACCTTCACCCTCATTGACACATGCTGGCTCCTCAGTTAATAGGCCTTCATCGAATTACAATACCAGGCTGCAACAAGTAATTGGCCCTCAAAAAg TGGGTCCTGGTATGGAATGGAAACCAAAGTCAACAAACCCTAATCTTGTTCAAAGCTCTGGAGCAGCTGTTACTTCTGAGATTCCCTCTGTTTCAGCTGAATCTGTCACCCAGACACAGCCTGTATCAGGTGACCTTGATTCAGAAGAAGCAAATCCAAAACCGCAGAAAAAGCTAGAGGGGTTACATTCTCGAGCTCGTCGTCATGTTATCATTCCAAACCATATCCATGTTCCTGAAGCTGAAAGAACCGGGTTGAATTTTGGAAGCTTTACTACTGGTTTTGGAGTATCCCTAATTGATGCCTATGATCCTGAGAGTGACAAAACCTCTACCCCTCAGTCTGAAACTTCTCAGGGGATAGAAGAAACTGTGGAGGAACATTCTTCAAG CAATCAAAATGTATTGGCAACGGCTGAGGAAGGGGATTATCCAGATCATCCAGAGTCACCTCCACATGTGTCAGAAAATATATCTTCTGGAGAGGGTGATATCTCATCCAGTTCAGCCCCAGAATATGATTCCAAGCAGGAAATAGCATTGCCACCTGGAGGTCATCAATACTCTACGGTTCATACTTCTCCAAACTACAGTTTTGGTTTTGTGCCGCCAATTTTAGGGAGCCAACTTGCACCGTTTGAAAGTTCTGAGTCTCAAGCACGTGATGTTACTCGCCTTCCAAGCTTTGTA TCACCTGGAGTTGTACCCAAGTACAATGGGAATGTTGCAGTGTTATCTCCACAGACTTCACAGTCTCCTCAAGAG GGTGGGAACTCTCTGGTTCTGTCTACGGCTGGTGCAACTCCACTAGTAACTCAGTCTGCTGGTGTCATGCAGAGCTCTATTGCTGTGACTCAACAACCAGTCCCTGTGTTCCGACAGCCTGGCGTGCATATACCCCATTATCCTCCAAATTACATTCCATATGGCCATTACTTTTCTCCATTTTATGTTCCTCCTCCGGCCATCCACCAATTTTTAGCCAATGGTGCATTTCCTCATCAACCTCAGGCTGGTGGTGTATATCCAGCTCCACCCAATGCAGCTGCTGCAGGAGTCAAATATTCACTTCCACAATACAAGCCAGGGACTAATACTGGAAACTCAGCCCACATGGGAATGCCAGGTGGCTATGGACCATATGGTTCCTCTCCAGCTGGCTATAATCCTAGCTCAGCTGCAGCAGCTGGGAACTCAACTGCTAATGAGGAAATTGCTGCATCCCAGTTCAAGGAAAATAGTGTTTACATCACTGGCCAGCAG aGTGAAGGTTCAGCAGTCTGGATTGCTGCACCAGGTCGAGACATTTCTGGCTTGCCGGCAAGTTCTTTCTACAACCTCCCCCCTCAGAGCCAGCATGTAGCTTTCACCCCAACACAGGGTGGTCATGGCCCAATTGCCGGTATCTATCACCCTGCACAAGCAGTGACAGCAACTGTTCATCCACTTCTGCAACAATCTCAGACAATGGCCGGTGCTGTTGATATGGTGGGACCTACAGGCAGTGTCTATCAGCAGCCCCAGCATGCACAAATCAACTGGCCCAATAACTACTGA